The Natronosporangium hydrolyticum nucleotide sequence CTTCCCCGGGCTGGCCGGCCCGGTGGTGGTTCGCCGGATCTGCGAGAGCGTGCACTCCGACCCGGAGGTGATCCACCAGCTGCACTCGGCCGGGGTGGATCCGGGCGTCAAGGTGACGGTGGCGCAGGAGCGGGACTCGGTGACCATCGACCGCGGCGGCGAGCATGTGCGACTCCCCCGCGAGGTGGCCTCGCGGGTCTTCGTCGTCGCCGCCTGACCAAACCGCATTCCCTACCCACCACACCAAGCGGTGCCAAAAGTCATCCACCGTAGGCAGACTCCTGGCGGGTTGGCTCGGCTGCATAATGAAGCGATGGCTGCGATCACCATCCGGGATGTGCCCGACGAGGCTCGTGACGAGCTTGCCTCGCGGGCCGCACTGAGTGGCCGCTCGCTCCAGGAGTACCTCCGCGCTCAGTTGATCGAACTGGCCCGCCGCCCGGACGCGGAGGCGTTTGTGGCGCGGATCCGTGAACGCAAGCAGCGCACCGGCAGCCAACTCTCCCCGGAGGCGATCCTCGGGCATCGGGACGCCGACCGTCGATGAGCCTCGTCATCGACGCCCCAGCGAACCGCAGATCCAGTCTGGTCAGCAGCTCACCCATCGATCGAAACTGGGTTACATCACCCCCATCCGGGGGATCGGCGGCAGCGGCCGGCCGGTAGCGTCGAACAGCTCCCCAATCTGGCCACCGATCGCGACCGCGCCGACCGCCGCGTTGAACGCCAACCGGCGCATGTCGGTCAACTGGGCCCTGTTGCCAGGTGCGGCCCTTTCGGGCGACCACGCCCTCACGATGTTCGGCCACGGCAGCGGCGACGTCGGCCAGCGACACCCCGGTCACCTTCTCGTACGCGGACCGGCCGGGGTGATTGGGCGACCTTGCTCCCCACTCTCCACCTTGCTCACGCGTCCGTGGGACATACCGACCTGGCGAGCCACCCGGCGCGGGTAACGACGAGGGGACGAAGGCGCAGCCGGCTGCTACCGCGGCGGCAGCACCCAGGCAACAAATCGGTCGAACACCTGGGCAGACGAAGATCCAGCTCGTCTCGCCCCGCGGCTAGCCGCTGCCGCGCCACAGCTCCAGGTCAATGTCGGTGTGTGCGGACCCGATGCGCTGCCGTATTAGAAACCCGCGTCCCGCAGAAAGTAGCTAATATCCTTCGCC carries:
- a CDS encoding FitA-like ribbon-helix-helix domain-containing protein, giving the protein MAAITIRDVPDEARDELASRAALSGRSLQEYLRAQLIELARRPDAEAFVARIRERKQRTGSQLSPEAILGHRDADRR